The genome window GAGATCCGAAAAAGGCTTTTGGATGTGATATCTACTTTTAATATCCACGATTTATTAAATAAAAGCATTTTTAAACTATCCGGGGGTGAAAAACAAAAAATTGCTTGCGCCTCTGTTTCTGCGTGCCGACCTCAAATTTTGCTTTTAGATGAACCCTCATCAAATCTTGATTCCAAATCCATACGGGACCTTAAAAAGCTAATTTCAATATGGAAAAATAGAGGAGATACAGTAATAATAGCTGAACATCGTTTATATTTTTTAAACGGCCTCATTGACCACATTATCTACATGAAAGATGGGAAAATCCAAGAAAAACTAAGTAAGGATGATCTAAAATTCATGGACAATGACTCATTTTCAAAATTAGGTCTTCGACCGTTATATTTAGAAAATATTTATAAAAAAGGATTTTCTCAAAAACCAGTTGATATGAATAATAATCTAAATCTGACCAATATGAAATATTACTATGGGAAAAAAATAGCAATCAATATCCCACATCTGAAAGTTCCACAAAATGAAATAATAGCCATAATTGGGGAAAATGGTGCTGGAAAATCTACTTTTGCACGGTGTCTTTGTGGACTTGAGAGAACATGTAAAGGTTTACTAGAAAAAGAAGGAATGATCTTAGGGAATAAAGAACGTTTGAAAATTTCTTATATGGTTATGCAGGATGTAAATCATCAAATTTTTACAGAAAGCGTATTGGATGAAATTTTACTAAGTATGGAAAATGATAAATCACCTGAAAAAGCCAAAACGATATTAGAAAAAATGGATTTGATACATTTAAAAGAAATGCATCCAATGGCATTATCTGGTGGGCAAAAACAACGCGTGGTCATTGGTAGTGCCATTGCTTCAAAAAAAGAGATTATTATATTCGATGAACCTACAAGTGGTTTAGATTTAAAACACATGCAAAAAGTAGCCCATAATATTAAAGAACTTCAAAAAAAAGGCATCAGCATATTTATCATTTCTCACGACATGGAACTTATATTAAAATGTTGTTCCCATGTTTTACATTTTGAAAAAGGAAGAGTAGTTGATAATTATGCTTTAGATGAGATTGGAGAAGAAAAATTAAAAAGATTCTTTATAGATCCTGTTAAAGATCTCCAGGTTACACCAAAACCTTCAATTTATAATGCTTGATAAAATTTACAAAAAGGAGGAATTATATTGAATCTTGTAAGAAAGATCCTGGCAAACACCCGTAAACCCAAGGAAAGTACAAGTGGTAGAATTATGTTAAAGATGATGAACATCATGCATGACAAAAATGCCATGTGGGGTTTAAATCATATTGAAATAAAGAATTCTGCTAATATCTTAGAAATTGGGTGTGGTGGTGGGAAAAATATTTCAAATCTATTAAAAAAAAGCCCAGAATTCTAAAGTTTACGGTGTGGATTACTCCAAAACAAGTGTAGAAACTTCAAGAAAATTCAACAAAAAATCAATTTCAGAAGGGAAAGTGGATATTGTTCTTGGAACTGTTTCATCTCTACCTTTTGAAAATGAAAAATTTGACCTTGCAATCGCTTTTGAGACCATATACTTCTGGTCTGATTTAATAAATGATTTTAAAGAAGTTAATCGTGTTCTTAAACATGGAGGCGAATTTTTAATATGCAATGAAGTATCCAAAAACGAAGGAGTTGAATGGGATAAAATTATTGATATGAACATTTATACTAAAGAGGAAATTTCAGATGCACTCATTAAAGCGGGTTTCGATAAAATAATCAGCCATGAACATGAAAATAAAAAATGGTTATGTGTAATTGCTCAAACCTTAATTACAGAAAATTCAATTAATAAATGTAAATCAAGTACCTAAACCATGTTACTATCTTTTAAAATACAATAGCCCACCCTAATACGCTTAATTTAATTAAATAAATAAATATACATCCCTACAATCTGATTTACAATTCTACTTTGAATAATATTAACTATTTTATAAAATCAATTGAGAAATATTTAACACAACCAGCAATTATTAATTATAATATTCAGAAAATAGTAAAATTCTATTTCTCTATTTAATCTAACAAAAAATTATCCATATGTGATTAAAAATGATAGGAATAAGTGCAGATTTTGACCCAGTCCACAAGGGACACGTAAAATTAATTCAAAAAGGGCGAGAAATTGCCGAAGAAACTGGAGACGAAGTAGTAGTTTATCTTAACAAAGGTTACAGTGCCAACCACGCCCCATTTTTCGTGCCATATGAGGCCAGAGCAGAAATGGCTCTAAAAGCAGGGGCAGATCGTGTAGTGTCCATAGAAGGATTGCATCACAGATTAACTTTAGCATATACCGTCCCCATAAGAATAGCCATGATGATTGAGGATGGTGCTGTGGATTATGTAGACGCTGCTGGAGTGAATGTTTC of Methanobacterium alcaliphilum contains these proteins:
- a CDS encoding ABC transporter ATP-binding protein, whose amino-acid sequence is MLKIKNLNFSYNGNDKELDLKNINLQIKKGELILLCGESGCGKTTLTRIINGLIPYFYEGSIKGEVKINNKSINKIPIYETAKIIGSVFQNPRSQFFNVDTNSELVFGCENMGLPIEEIRKRLLDVISTFNIHDLLNKSIFKLSGGEKQKIACASVSACRPQILLLDEPSSNLDSKSIRDLKKLISIWKNRGDTVIIAEHRLYFLNGLIDHIIYMKDGKIQEKLSKDDLKFMDNDSFSKLGLRPLYLENIYKKGFSQKPVDMNNNLNLTNMKYYYGKKIAINIPHLKVPQNEIIAIIGENGAGKSTFARCLCGLERTCKGLLEKEGMILGNKERLKISYMVMQDVNHQIFTESVLDEILLSMENDKSPEKAKTILEKMDLIHLKEMHPMALSGGQKQRVVIGSAIASKKEIIIFDEPTSGLDLKHMQKVAHNIKELQKKGISIFIISHDMELILKCCSHVLHFEKGRVVDNYALDEIGEEKLKRFFIDPVKDLQVTPKPSIYNA
- a CDS encoding class I SAM-dependent methyltransferase; its protein translation is MDYSKTSVETSRKFNKKSISEGKVDIVLGTVSSLPFENEKFDLAIAFETIYFWSDLINDFKEVNRVLKHGGEFLICNEVSKNEGVEWDKIIDMNIYTKEEISDALIKAGFDKIISHEHENKKWLCVIAQTLITENSINKCKSST